One Skermanella pratensis genomic window, CCCGCTGGGCCTCGCCGCCCGACAGCGTGGTCGCCGCCTGCCCGACATGGATGTAGCCCAGTCCGACCCGTTCCAGCGTCTGCATCTTGTCGCGGATAGAGGGTACCGCCTTGAAGAACTCGGCACCTTCCTCCACCGTCATGTCCAGGACGTCGGCGATGCTCTTGTCGCGGTACAGGATTTCCAGCGTTTCGCGATTGTAGCGCTTGCCATGGCAGACGTCGCAGGTGACGTAGACGTCGGGCAGGAAGTGCATCTCGATCTTCAGAACGCCGTCGCCCTGGCAGGCCTCGCACCGGCCGCCCTTGACGTTGAACGAAAAGCGGCCGGGGCCGTAGCCGCGGGCCTTGGCTTCCGGCAACCCCGCGAACCAGTCGCGGATCGGCGTGAAGGCGCCGGTATACGTCGCCGGGTTGGACCGCGGCGTCCGGCCGATCGGCGACTGGTCGATGTCGATCACCTTGTCCAGGTGCTCGACGCCGTTGATCGCGTCATGCTCCGCCGGGTGCTCCCGCGCGCCGTTGAGCTTGCGGGCGAGCGACTTGTAAAGGGTCTCGACCACCAGCGTGCTCTTGCCGCCGCCCGACACGCCGGTGACGCAGGTGAAGGTGCCGAGCGGGATCTTCGTCGAAATGTCGCGCAGGTTGTTCGACCGTGCGCCGACGACTTCCAGGAATTGCCCCTTGTGCCCCTTGCGCCGCTGGCCCGGCACTGGGACCGACTTGCGGCCGGTCAGGTAGTCGGCGGTGATGCTGTCGGGGTTCTGCATCACCTCCTCCGGCGTGCCTGCGGCGATCACCTGGCCACCATGGACACCGGCCGCAGGCCCCATGTCCACGAGATAGTCGGCGGCCCGGATCGCGTCCTCGTCGTGCTCGACCACGATCACGGTGTTGCCGATGTCGCGGAGGCGCCGCAAGGTCTCCAGCAGGCGGTCGTTGTCGCGCTGGTGCAGACCGATCGAGGGTTCGTCGAGCACGTAGAGCACGCCGGTGAGGCCTGAGCCGATCTGCGAGGCGAGGCGGATTCGCTGGCTCTCCCCGCCCGACAGCGAGCCGGAATTGCGGCTGAGCGTCAGGTAATCGAGGCCGACATTGTTGAGGAAGCCCAGCCGCTCGTTGATCTCCTTCAGGATGCGGTAGGCGATCTCCTGGTCCTTGGGGCGGAGATGCTGGTTCAATTCGCCGAACCATTCGCCGGCCTTCAGGATCGACATCTCGGTGACTTGGCTGATGTGCAGGCCGCGGATCTTGACGGCCAGCGCCTCCGGCTTCAGGCGGGCGCCCTTGCAGGCCTCGCACGGCTGGCTGGACTGGTACTTGCCCAGTTCCTCCTTGACCCAGGCGCTCTCCGTCTCCCGCCAGCGCCGTTCCAGGTTGTTGACGATCCCCTCGAACGCCTTGTTGGTCTCGTAGCTGCGCAGGCCGTCGTCGTAGCGCATGGTGACCGGCTTGCCCCCGGAACCGTAGAGGATGGCGTGCCGGACGTCCTCGGGCAGGTCTTTCCAGGGCTTGGTGGTCGCGACCTTGTAGTGGCGCGCCAGGCTCTCCAGCGTCTGGGCATAATACTGGGAGGTCGAGTTGGCCCAGGGGGCTATGGCACCCTTGTCGAGCGACAGGTCCTCGTTCGGCACGACCATCAACGGATCGAAATACAGCTTCTCGCCCAGGCCGTCGCACGACGGGCAGGCGCCGAACGGGTTGTTGAACGAGAACAGCCGCGGCTCGATCTCCGGGATCGTGAAACCGCTCTCCGGGCAGGCGAACTTGGCGGAAAAGGTGGTCCGGTCGCCGGTGTCGGCGTTCTCCGCGAAGGCCAGGCCGTCGGCGAGGCCCAAGGCCTGTTCGAGCGAGTCGGCGATCCGGTTGCCCAGCCCCTCGCGCACGACGATGCGGTCCACGACCACTTCGATGTCGTGCTTCAGCTTCTTGTTGAGGGCGGGGGCGGCATCGATCTCGTACAGTTCTCCATCGATCTTGACGCGCTGATAACCGCGTTTGGAGAGATCCTGGAGTTCCTTGCGGTACTCGCCCTTGCGCCCGCGCACGATGGGGGCGAGCAGCAGCAGGCGGGTTCCCTCCGGCATATCCATGATCCGGTCGACCATCTGGCTGACCGTCTGGCTTTCGATTGGCAGGCCCGTCGCCGGCGAGTAGGGGACCCCGACTCGCGCGAACAGCAGCCGCATATAGTCGTAGATCTCGGTCACGGTCCCGACGGTGGAGCGCGGATTCCGCGACGTGGTCTTCTGCTCGATCGAGATCGCGGGCGACAGCCCCTCGATCGAGTCCACGTCCGGCTTCTGCATCAATTCCAGGAACTGGCGCGCGTAGGCCGACAGGCTCTCGACGTAGCGTCGCTGCCCCTCGGCGTAGATGGTGTCGAACGCCAGCGAGGATTTGCCGGACCCGCTCAGGCCGGTGATCACCACCAGCTTGTCGCGCGGCAGATCCACGTCGATGTTCTTCAAATTATGTTCCCGCGCGCCGCGGACCGTGATAGATTTGTTCATGAGATGTTCTTACCAGGAAGACCGGTAGAGGGGAAGCGACAAACCACAGACATATGAGCGATGCGGGACGGAATTGCGACTCCCGGCTCGGCAGATCTGTGGTGCGAATCGTGGGACACGAGAGTCGCGGCACCGGGCCGTGACGGCCTAGCCAAGGGCAGCCGTTGCGTTCCGGACCTCTCCCGCCTACGGTAGGCATCATCGCGCCACCGGCGGATCAGGAGTTAGAGAGACCATGAACGTATGGACATTCAGCGGCCGCGTCGGCGCCGATGCGGAATTGAGGACCACCCAGAGCGGCGAGAAGGTGCTGAGCTTCCGGGTGGCCAACGACGTCGGGTTCGGTGACCGCAAGACGACCCAGTGGGTCGACTGCTCCATGTGGGGCAGGCGGGCGGAGTCGGTCGCCAACTATGTGAAGAAGGGCGACAAGGTCGTGGTCAGCGGCGAGCTGAAGCTGGAGGAATTCCAGCGCCGCGACGGCACCCCCGGTTCCAAGTTGAGCGTCCGCGTCGCCGAGATGGACCTCGGCAGCAAGCAGGGCGAAGGCGGCGGAGGCGGCTACGAGGGTGGCGGCGGAGGCGGCTACGGCGGCGGCAGTGGCGGCGGCGGCGACCGGGGCGGCTCGGGCGGCGGCAGCCGCGGCGGCAGCAAGCCGGCCTTCGACCAGGATCTGGACGACGAGATCCCGTTCTAAGCTGCGGCGTGAGCCGGCCAAAGGCAGTCTGACGCAAGCTGTGTCGTTGGGGCTTCCCTGCGTGGGCAGGGAAGCCCTTTTCGTTGGTTGACGGTTGACCTGCCGGGCGGGCTATGGCTGTTACGCCAGAGGATTTCACCGCAGGAACCCAGGATTGGCCGAGAGCTCGCACCGTTATCCATTCATCCTGGCCCTCGGCCCGACTTTGGCGGCTTTCGCCTTGAATGCGGCAAGCGTCTTCCCGAACGGCTTCGTGGAGGACGACGGCTATTTCTACAGCAGGATCGCTTACAATATCGGGATCAACCACCTCTCCAGCTTTGACGGGGTTTCGACCACCAGCGGCTACCACCTGCTCTGGGGATGGCTGCTCGCCGGGATAAGCTGGATCATCGGCCTGGCCACGCCGTCGGTCCCGGTTCACCTGTTCGCCCATCTCGCGGCCTTCTACAGCCTGATCCTGCTGGCGAGCTGGGAGGCCACCCGCCGGCCGGTGGCGGCGGTCGCGGTGGCGGCTTTGCTGCTGACCTCCAGCGGGCTGATGGAAACGGGGCTGCTGGCGCTGCTCCTCGCGATCCTCTTCCGGTCCTTCCTGGCCCAGGACGGCGAGCGGCCCGCGTTCCCGATGATCCTGGCGGCCGGTCTCGTCCCGCTCGTCCGGATCGACTCCGCCATCATCGTCGCGGTCCTGGTCCTGTATCTGCTGATCCGCCGGCGGCGGGCCGGCGTCGTCCTGGCCGCCGCGCTCGCTGCCGGGTGCCTCGCGCAGTTCGCCCTGATGAAGCTGGTGTTCGGCGAGTTTTATTCCGTGTCGTCCTTCCTGAAGGTCAGTGCGGACGTTCATGGTTCCGGCCTCGTCGCCCATCTCAGGGACAACATCTTCGCGTCTTCCGGACAACTGGCGCGCTTCGGCTGCCTCGGCCTTCTGCTCGCCTGCAGCCTCGTCGCCATCATGGGCGCCGAGACGCGTGAACAGATGCTGCGGCGGGCGACCGTCGTGGTTTCGGTCCTGGCCTTCTTCACGCCGCTTCTCGTTCTCGTCAACGTGCGAAGCTGGTACTTCGTCGTCCCGTTCCTCGGCCTCGCCATGGTGGCCTGCCAGCCGTTCCGGACGGGTCGGAGCCGCTCCGGCGCATCCCGCGACCTTGCGCTGGGACTGGCGGCGCTGTTCCTGGCGCTGAATCTTGCCGGCCGTGTCCAGTACTACGCGGGCTTCCGGGTCGACCAGCTCGCCAGCGCCGAACTGATCCGCACCATCCACGGTTCGGTCCCGGCCTCCGCCCGGATGTACCAGATCGACGGCAGCGGGTTCGTCGGCTATTTCGCCGACCGGACCCTGATCAACGGCGACGGACTGGTGAACAGCTACGACTACGCCCGGCGGCTGCGGGCCGGCTCCCTGGGTGGATACCTGGAGGAAATGAACGTTTGCTACGTCGTGACCAACGTGGCGGAACCACCGATCGACCCGGATGCCGCCATCGTGGATATCGGCGGGCTGGTGGTCAGGCGGGCGGAGGTCGACCATGTCTATTTCAGGCCGGACCGGAACGTGAACCCCTACGCCAGGTTCAACATGTATCGCCTCCGGCGCGCCGATTGCCTGTGACCGCGACAATCGGAACCAAGCGATAGGAGCCCTGTTGTCGGTCCCATGCTGCAATGCAGCGCGAACAGTGGCGATGCGCCACCCGACAACCGGCAACATCGAAGGGTTTTTCCGATGCCTTCACATCCTGACCTTCCCGTGGTCGTGATCACGGGCGCTTCGAGCGGTATTGGACGCGCGACAGCCCATGCCTTCGCCCGGAAGGGAGCGACCGTGGTCCTTGCCGCCCGGCGCGCGGAAATGCTGCGCGAGGTGGAGCGGGAATGTCTCGACCTTGGCGGACGGGCGCTTGCGGTGCCGACCGATACGACCCGGGAGGATCAGGTCGGGAGGCTGGCGGAAATGGCGCTGGAGCATTTCGGCCGGATCGACGTCTGGTTCAACAATGCCGGAGTCGGCGTCTTCGGCCGCTTCGAGGATATTCCGTCCGACGTCTGGCGCCGGGTCATCGAGACGAACCTGTTCGGCTATGTCCATGGCGCCAAGGCCGCCATGCGCCAGTTCCGCGTCCAGGGCCACGGCGTACTGATCAACAACGCTTCCATCGTCGGCCGTCTGGCGAAGCCGGACTCCACGGCCTACGCCACCAGCAAGTTCGCGGTCAGGGGCTTCTCCGAAGCCTTGAGACAGGAAGTGCTGGATCAGCATGGGATTCACATCTGCACCATCCTGCCGTCGGTGATCGACACGCCGTTCTTCCATCATGCCGCCAACTTCAGCCATCACCGTGTGCGCGCCGCTCCGCCGGTCTACACGCCGGAGAAAGTGGCACGGACGGTGGTCGGACTGGTCGAGCATCCGCGTGCCGAAGTAATCATCGGCGGGATCGGCAAGGTCGCCGCGATCCAGAAGCGGCTTGCTCCCTCCCTGATGACCCGGATCAACGGCCGCGCGCTGAACTACGGGTTCCTGGCCGACGAGCCGAGCGACGAGACGACCGGAACGCTGTTCGAACCCATGCGGGACGGGCAGGGCGTCCGTGGCGGTTGGCGGAAGGTTTACAACAATGGCGGTGTCCCGCTGGCGGCTTTGACCCTCCTGGCGCTTCCGGTCGGACTTGCGTTCCTGCTGCGCAGTCGCCGGGTCTACTGAAGGCGTGTCTCCCGATATCTGTTCAAATAATCTCTACGTGTGTTGGAGACGATCTGACGATTGCAGCTGTTGACGGTCCATCGATGCCCCGGTCGGGTACCCGACCGGGGCATGGCAGGCATTCAACAATGCAGTACAAAGGACGCTGAAATGGCTCAGTACACTATTGTGACCATGTTCCGGGATCGGGACGTTATTGGTACCGTGCAGCAGGAACTGCGCAATTCAGGCGTGGACCTGCATGATGCGCAGATGCTTGACGGCGCCCAGGGAGACGTAGAGAGCGAACTGGTTCGCCGCCGCGTCGATGGTGACGACGTCCGCCATTACATGCGCGGTGTCGAAAAGGGATATCCGCTGCTGGTCGGAACCGTTGACGAGGCGAACCTGCAGAGGACCGTGGACATCCTGGACAACCACGGCCCGGTCGACATGCGTGACGGCGCGGATCTTGACTCCGGTGCCGCCGATCTGTCGACGAACCATACCGCCGGTACCGGACTTTCGTCTGCGGCAACCGGCCTGCGGGATGTCAACGAGAATGCCGGCACCGACCGCCGGACCGGGACTGCCGAGCAGGAGGAAGTGATCCCGATCGCGGAGGAGGAGCTGCGTGTCGGCAAGCGGGCGGTCGAGCGCGGTGGCGTCCGGGTCCGCAGCTACGTGGTCGAAACCCCGGTGGAGGAGTCCGTCAGGCTGCGCGACGAGACCGTCCATGTGGACCGCCGCAAGGTAGACCCGAACCGCCAGGCGACCGACGCCGATTTCCAGGAGCGGGTCGTTGAACTGCAGGAGACCGACGAGGAAGCGGTCGTGAGCAAGCAGACCCACATCACCGGAGAAGTGGTCGTCCGCAAGGATGTCGAGGAGCGGGAAAAGACCATTTCGGATACGGTACGCCGCACCGAGGTGGACGTCGACAAGGGGACTGCGGGCCTGGACCGTACCGATCTCGACAAGGGACCCGTGCGCTAACGGTCTTCAGGCTGGCGTTGTCTGCTTACGGCGGAGGCTTCGACACCTCCGCCGTATCCACGGGGACCGTGATCGCGAACATCGATCCATGGTCGGGGCGGGAGCAGACCGTCACCGGGTGGTCGAGCAGGGCCGCCGTCCGGCGGACGATGGAGAGGCCCAGGCCGACGCCGCGGAAATCCGTCTGCTCCACCTGATCGATGCGTCGGAATTCCTCGAAGATGTCGTCCAAGCGGTCGGCTGGAATGCCGATGCCGGTATCCCAGACCTCGATGCGGATGTGCTTGCCCCGCCGGCGGCAGGCGAGCAGGATCTTTCCCTCGGCGGTATAGCGCACCGCATTCGCCAGCAGGTTGGCGATGATCTGGTGCAGCAGCACGGGATCGCTGCGGATCATGCCGTCGCAGCGGCGGACCGTAAGCGTCAAGCCGCGGTTTCCGGCGAGGGGGCGGAACTCTTCGCCCAGCCCTTCCAGCAGACCGTCCACGGAGAAGCTCTCGGGGCGGACCTGGACCGCTCCGGTCTCCAACCTGGACAAGTCGAGCAGTCCGACCAGCATCCGTTCGCCGGACTGGTGAGCCTTCATCAGGTTGCGCACCAATTCATGGTTGGAGGTTCCGGCGAGCCGCGCGTCTAGCAGGTCGATGAACAGCCGCATGGCCTGGAACGGCTGCCCCATGTCATGGCTGGCGGCGGCTAGAAACCGGGTCTTGGCTTGGTTGGCGTGGTCGGCTTCGTCACGGGCGATCCTGAGGTCGGCCGTCCGCTGCTCGACCTGGCGTTCCAGGTTGCCCAGCACGGTGGAAAGTTCTTCAGCGAGTTGGATCTTGTCGAGCTTCAGCAGCAGCATCTCGCGTATCCACCGGTTCAGCTTCCAGGCCGCGGTCCACAGGCCGCCGGTAAACACCAGGCCGAGCGCGGCCATGCCGAGATAAACGGGGCTGCCTTCCAGCCCCAGGCGGACGACCAGTGGCAGCATGCAGGGCAGCAGGAATGCCGTGACGACCGGCATCAGCGGGGACAGCGTGGCGACCGATCCGGCGGCCATGCCGCCCAGCACGAAGGCGACGAACATGCGGTAGATCAGGGGATCGGGCATGAGCAGGACCAGCCCGACGCCCCAGATGAGACCCGACACGCCGGACCCCACGGCGAGCCTGGCGATCATGCGGTTTGGGTCAAGGCGCTTGATCGGACTGCCGCTCAGCCATTTCAAATGCACGAAACGGATCCCGGTCAGCCCGATCAGCAGGCCCGCCCAGAGAACGGCATGGTTGATCCGCACGGCGGGGGCGAGGACCATCACGGTCAGGACAGGATTGGCCAGGTTCGCGACCAGAACCAGGGGAAGTTGCTTTACAACCAGCGAAACCTGCTCGCTACGGACATCGAAAGGCCGGCTCTTCCGGTCCGCACCCTCACTGGCCTGTCCCATTGCGCCGCTGCCCCGCTCGTGACATCGGCGCGTATCATACAATGCCGCATTTTTGCCGGGATCTGATTTTTTGACAAAATCGGATCATCGGTGAATTAGTCGGCCTTGCGGTCGAGAAGCCACCCAATGGGGGAGGCACGATACCCTCACGGCGGAGACTGCTCGGTCGCTGTCGTCGGAGCGGCGCGCCGGCCGTTCCATTCCGCCAAGCGAACCACCTTGCGGCCTTCGTCGGGCACGATGCCGTCCGCCATATCCTCCATGCCGGCGACGACCGCGCCCATGGTTTCCGAAACGCTCGCGGCCAGTTCGTTGATGTCCCTGATGTGGTCGCCGATCTCGGCCATGGATTTCCCGGTTTCGCCGGCGATGCTCCGGGCCGCCGTGGCCGCGTTCGCGAAACCTTTGCCGGACTGGGCGAACCGGGCGGCCGCGATCATGCTGTCCAGGGCCAGGAGGTTGGTTCGCACGGCGATGTCCTGGGTCGCCTGGGTCGCCTTGGCGATCCGGCAAAGGCTGCTGTTCAGGGCGCGGAGCGTGTTTCTGACCCGTTCGCGGAGGTCGCCGATACGGTCGAGGGCCGGTTTGACCGAAGCGATGGAGGCCGGACCCGCCGGCTGGGCGGCTTCGGCCAGGGACGCCGGCCGGCCAAACCTCCGGCGGTGGGCGATCCGGGCGGCAGAAAAGCCGATGCATGCCAGGACGGCCGTGCCGCCGAGCGATGCGGCCGCCGCCGTCCCGTAAGGCACTTCGCCGAGGACCAGGACGCCGCCGAAGACCAGCCAGGCAGCGCTCCAGACCAACCCTTGCCACCAGGGCGCCCCGAAGGCGCCTTTCATGCGCATCGCGATCCTCCGTCCGTCGGTGCCAAGCGCCGCGAGGTACGCGCCGCCCGATCCTGCGGACCCGGGTCCGCACATGCCCGAGAGTGTATCGCATTCCGACTCTTAAGGAGTACCTATTCAGGGACATATGGCGCCAGTGACCAATGGCGGTCATCGGTCGATCTGCTTTGTTCGCGCCGCCTAGACGTCAAGGAGGCGCGTCCGACCCTTCCGGCGCTTTGATCGAGTACGGCGTGACGGAAGACCTGTTCACCGCGCCCAAGCAGAAGCACGCCGAGGAACAGGTGACCGGCCGGTTCGGCTGAATCGGCGCGTCAGAGCTGGTTGGGCGGCACGACGCCGAACTTGGCCATGCGCCGGTAAAGCGTCATCCGGCTCACGTTGAGGCTCCGGGCGGCGTCCGCCACGCACCATTTGTGGCTGCGCAGGATCGCCTGGAGCCGTTCCGCCTCGGTACAGGCGGCCGGGCAGGCAGCGGAAACCGCGCCGGAAAAGCGCGGCATGCCCAGGGGAAGGTCGTCGCACCGGATCAGCCCGTCCTCGCAGCCTATCACCGCCGCCCGAACGACCGTCCGGAGCTGGCGGATGTTGCCCGGCCAGTCGTGGCCCATCAGGAGGGACCGCGCCTCGGGTGTCAGGCGGGGCGGGACGGGAAGCCCCTTCGCTTCCAGCTCCAGCGCGCGGTTGATCAGCCCGGCCTTGTCGGCCCGGTCGCGAAGCGGCGGCAGGATGATGCGCAGGCCGTTCAGCCGGTAGAACAGGTCTGCCCGGAAGGCGCCGGAGGCTACCAGCGCTTCCAGGTCGTGGTGGCTGGCGCAGATCACGTGCAGATCCAGCGGAATGGTCCGGTCGCCCCCCAGCGGGATCACCTCCCGTTCGGCCAGGACACGCAGCAGCCGGGTCTGCGCGGCCAGCGGCATGTCGCCGATCTCGTCGAGGAACAAGGTGCCGCCGTTGGCCTGGAGCAGCTTGCCGCGCATGCCGTCGCGCCGCGCGCCGGTAAAGGCGCCCTCCGCATAGCCGAACAATTCGCTCTCGATCAGGCTTTCCGGCAGGGCCGCGCAGTTGATGCCCACGAACGGCCTGCCGGCCCGGGCGCTGGCGTCGTGAATGGCGCGGGCGAAAGCCTCCTTGCCGGTCCCGGTCTCGCCGGCCATCAGGATCGGCAGGTCGCAATCGACGAAGCGGCGGATGCGGCGGACATGCGCCTGCATCTGCGGATCGCCGCCGGCCAGCTCGTCGAGCGGCATATGGCGGGACGGGCGCGCCGGCCCCGGGGAACGGGCGGGAAGCCGGCGCTCCGGATGCCGCCGCCCCGTCGCCGCCAGCGGCATCCGGAGCGTGACCGCCCAGCGCCGCTCGGTGCCGGACTGGCGGACCAGGGCGATCCCCCCGGTCAGCCGGTCCAGCGACGTTTCGAGCACGGCGTCCAGCCGGGCGCCGATCAGGGCCTTGCCGGCGAACAGCTTGCGCGCGCCGCCGTTGATGCCCACCACGGTGCCCGCCGGATCGACCGCGATCATGGCGTCGGTCTCGATCCCCGCCATTTCCGGCGAGCGGGCGAGGGCGAGCACGCAGTTTTCCCGCGTGCGGGCCAGGAACCAGGTGTCTTCGATCCGGCGCGCGGCGGACATGACGAAGCCGTGGACCAGCGACTGGAACTGTCCACCCGCGGGCGCCGTGAGGGAGGAAACGTCCAGGGCGGCCAGCAGCTCCCCGGCGGGTCCCAGGATCGGCGCCACGGAGCAGGTCAGGCCGGTGTGGCGGACCGCGAAATGATCGAAGCGGTGGACCAGGATCGGCTTGCCCGAAGCGAGGCAGGTGCCCACGCCGTTGGTGCCCTCGCAATCCTCCGCCCAGACAGCGCCGCGCTCCAGGCCGGCCCGCGCCATGCGCCCCTCGACCGGCAGGCTGCCGAACCGCTCGATCGTGACGCCGTGCCGGTCGGCCAGCAGGACGACGTAACCGGACGCCGCGAGCTGGGCATGGAGGCCGAGCAGGCTCTCCCGGGCGAAGCCCAGGAACTCGCCGACCGGCTCGACATGGTCGCGCAACTCGGACGGCGTCAGGACGTTTGGGGCGTTGACGGTGGCCGGGTCAAGCCGGTGCTTCAGCACGCAACGCTTCCAGGAGTCGGCGATGATGTCGTGGGGCGGCGTGCTGGTCAGCGCGGCGGCTCCGTCAACCCAGGCCATGATGCGGTCGATATGGTCGCTCGCGGTTGATCCGGGCGCGATCATCTTCCCCCCAATCCGTGACGCCGGTTTTCCGGCCTTCCCGTCTTCGGGTCAGGCTACCTCAATAAATAAATTGAGGC contains:
- the uvrA gene encoding excinuclease ABC subunit UvrA, translating into MNKSITVRGAREHNLKNIDVDLPRDKLVVITGLSGSGKSSLAFDTIYAEGQRRYVESLSAYARQFLELMQKPDVDSIEGLSPAISIEQKTTSRNPRSTVGTVTEIYDYMRLLFARVGVPYSPATGLPIESQTVSQMVDRIMDMPEGTRLLLLAPIVRGRKGEYRKELQDLSKRGYQRVKIDGELYEIDAAPALNKKLKHDIEVVVDRIVVREGLGNRIADSLEQALGLADGLAFAENADTGDRTTFSAKFACPESGFTIPEIEPRLFSFNNPFGACPSCDGLGEKLYFDPLMVVPNEDLSLDKGAIAPWANSTSQYYAQTLESLARHYKVATTKPWKDLPEDVRHAILYGSGGKPVTMRYDDGLRSYETNKAFEGIVNNLERRWRETESAWVKEELGKYQSSQPCEACKGARLKPEALAVKIRGLHISQVTEMSILKAGEWFGELNQHLRPKDQEIAYRILKEINERLGFLNNVGLDYLTLSRNSGSLSGGESQRIRLASQIGSGLTGVLYVLDEPSIGLHQRDNDRLLETLRRLRDIGNTVIVVEHDEDAIRAADYLVDMGPAAGVHGGQVIAAGTPEEVMQNPDSITADYLTGRKSVPVPGQRRKGHKGQFLEVVGARSNNLRDISTKIPLGTFTCVTGVSGGGKSTLVVETLYKSLARKLNGAREHPAEHDAINGVEHLDKVIDIDQSPIGRTPRSNPATYTGAFTPIRDWFAGLPEAKARGYGPGRFSFNVKGGRCEACQGDGVLKIEMHFLPDVYVTCDVCHGKRYNRETLEILYRDKSIADVLDMTVEEGAEFFKAVPSIRDKMQTLERVGLGYIHVGQAATTLSGGEAQRVKLAKELSRRATGRTLYILDEPTTGLHFEDVRKLLEVLHALVDQGNTVVVIEHNLEVIKTADWIIDLGPEGGTGGGDIVAEGPPEKVVREERSYTGRYLAPYLPAPVGKSRKSA
- a CDS encoding single-stranded DNA-binding protein yields the protein MNVWTFSGRVGADAELRTTQSGEKVLSFRVANDVGFGDRKTTQWVDCSMWGRRAESVANYVKKGDKVVVSGELKLEEFQRRDGTPGSKLSVRVAEMDLGSKQGEGGGGGYEGGGGGGYGGGSGGGGDRGGSGGGSRGGSKPAFDQDLDDEIPF
- a CDS encoding SDR family oxidoreductase; protein product: MPSHPDLPVVVITGASSGIGRATAHAFARKGATVVLAARRAEMLREVERECLDLGGRALAVPTDTTREDQVGRLAEMALEHFGRIDVWFNNAGVGVFGRFEDIPSDVWRRVIETNLFGYVHGAKAAMRQFRVQGHGVLINNASIVGRLAKPDSTAYATSKFAVRGFSEALRQEVLDQHGIHICTILPSVIDTPFFHHAANFSHHRVRAAPPVYTPEKVARTVVGLVEHPRAEVIIGGIGKVAAIQKRLAPSLMTRINGRALNYGFLADEPSDETTGTLFEPMRDGQGVRGGWRKVYNNGGVPLAALTLLALPVGLAFLLRSRRVY
- a CDS encoding YsnF/AvaK domain-containing protein, with translation MRGVEKGYPLLVGTVDEANLQRTVDILDNHGPVDMRDGADLDSGAADLSTNHTAGTGLSSAATGLRDVNENAGTDRRTGTAEQEEVIPIAEEELRVGKRAVERGGVRVRSYVVETPVEESVRLRDETVHVDRRKVDPNRQATDADFQERVVELQETDEEAVVSKQTHITGEVVVRKDVEEREKTISDTVRRTEVDVDKGTAGLDRTDLDKGPVR
- a CDS encoding sensor histidine kinase, whose translation is MGQASEGADRKSRPFDVRSEQVSLVVKQLPLVLVANLANPVLTVMVLAPAVRINHAVLWAGLLIGLTGIRFVHLKWLSGSPIKRLDPNRMIARLAVGSGVSGLIWGVGLVLLMPDPLIYRMFVAFVLGGMAAGSVATLSPLMPVVTAFLLPCMLPLVVRLGLEGSPVYLGMAALGLVFTGGLWTAAWKLNRWIREMLLLKLDKIQLAEELSTVLGNLERQVEQRTADLRIARDEADHANQAKTRFLAAASHDMGQPFQAMRLFIDLLDARLAGTSNHELVRNLMKAHQSGERMLVGLLDLSRLETGAVQVRPESFSVDGLLEGLGEEFRPLAGNRGLTLTVRRCDGMIRSDPVLLHQIIANLLANAVRYTAEGKILLACRRRGKHIRIEVWDTGIGIPADRLDDIFEEFRRIDQVEQTDFRGVGLGLSIVRRTAALLDHPVTVCSRPDHGSMFAITVPVDTAEVSKPPP
- a CDS encoding methyl-accepting chemotaxis protein, with amino-acid sequence MRMKGAFGAPWWQGLVWSAAWLVFGGVLVLGEVPYGTAAAASLGGTAVLACIGFSAARIAHRRRFGRPASLAEAAQPAGPASIASVKPALDRIGDLRERVRNTLRALNSSLCRIAKATQATQDIAVRTNLLALDSMIAAARFAQSGKGFANAATAARSIAGETGKSMAEIGDHIRDINELAASVSETMGAVVAGMEDMADGIVPDEGRKVVRLAEWNGRRAAPTTATEQSPP
- a CDS encoding sigma-54-dependent Fis family transcriptional regulator — encoded protein: MIAPGSTASDHIDRIMAWVDGAAALTSTPPHDIIADSWKRCVLKHRLDPATVNAPNVLTPSELRDHVEPVGEFLGFARESLLGLHAQLAASGYVVLLADRHGVTIERFGSLPVEGRMARAGLERGAVWAEDCEGTNGVGTCLASGKPILVHRFDHFAVRHTGLTCSVAPILGPAGELLAALDVSSLTAPAGGQFQSLVHGFVMSAARRIEDTWFLARTRENCVLALARSPEMAGIETDAMIAVDPAGTVVGINGGARKLFAGKALIGARLDAVLETSLDRLTGGIALVRQSGTERRWAVTLRMPLAATGRRHPERRLPARSPGPARPSRHMPLDELAGGDPQMQAHVRRIRRFVDCDLPILMAGETGTGKEAFARAIHDASARAGRPFVGINCAALPESLIESELFGYAEGAFTGARRDGMRGKLLQANGGTLFLDEIGDMPLAAQTRLLRVLAEREVIPLGGDRTIPLDLHVICASHHDLEALVASGAFRADLFYRLNGLRIILPPLRDRADKAGLINRALELEAKGLPVPPRLTPEARSLLMGHDWPGNIRQLRTVVRAAVIGCEDGLIRCDDLPLGMPRFSGAVSAACPAACTEAERLQAILRSHKWCVADAARSLNVSRMTLYRRMAKFGVVPPNQL